The following proteins are co-located in the Poecile atricapillus isolate bPoeAtr1 chromosome 2, bPoeAtr1.hap1, whole genome shotgun sequence genome:
- the PRTFDC1 gene encoding phosphoribosyltransferase domain-containing protein 1, giving the protein MAGQGGSSAGGRGVVISDNWPGYSLDLFTYPQHYYGDLEYVLIPHGIIVDRTERLAKDIMQDIGDNDIVVLCVLKGGYKFCADLVEHFKNLSRNSERFISMKVDFVRLKSYHNDQSMQDMQIIGGDDLSKLTGKNVLIVEDIVGTGRTMKVLLNNIEKYKPKMIKVASLLVKRTSRPDGYRPDYYGFEIPDLFVVGYALDYNEHFRDLNHICVINDHGKTKYRV; this is encoded by the exons ATTTCAGACAATTGGCCTGGATACAGTCTGGATTTGTTTACTTATCCTCAGCACTACTATGGAGACCTGGAATATGTGCTCATTCCACATGGCATTATTGTTGACAG GACAGAACGACTGGCAAAAGATATTATGCAAGATATTGGAGACAATGATATTGTGGTTCTCTGTGTCCTCAAAGGTGGCTACAAGTTCTGTGCTGATCTTGTGGAGCACTTTAAAAATCTTAGCAGAAATTCAGAAAGGTTCATCTCCATGAAAGTCGATTTTGTTAGACTGAAAAGTTACCAC aatgaTCAGTCTATGCAAGATATGCAGATAATTGGAGGAGATGATCTTTCAAAGCTGACTGGCAAG AATGTTCTAATTGTGGAG GATATTGTTGGAACCGGAAGAACCATGAAGGTTCTGCTTAACAATATAGAAAAATACAAGCCAAAAATGATTAAAGTGGCAAG tttGTTGGTGAAAAGAACATCTCGGCCTGATGGGTACAGACCAGATT ATTACGGATTTGAAATTCCAGATTTGTTTGTGGTAGGCTATGCCTTAGACTACAATGAGCACTTCAGAGATCTAAAC caCATATGTGTTATCAATGATCATggcaaaacaaaatacagagtCTGA